A genome region from Macaca fascicularis isolate 582-1 chromosome 3, T2T-MFA8v1.1 includes the following:
- the RARRES2 gene encoding retinoic acid receptor responder protein 2 isoform X2, which yields MRRLLIPLALWLGAVGVGVAELTEAQRRGLQVALEEFHKHPPVQWAFQETGVDSAVDTHFPAGIFVRLEFKLQQTSCRKRDWKKPECKVRPNGEPEEHQETQCIRVQRAGEDPHSFYFPGQFAFSKALPHS from the exons ATGCGACGGCTGCTGATCCCGCTGGCcctgtggctgggcgcggtgggcGTCGGCGTCGCCGAGCTCACAGAAGCCCAGCGCCGGGGCCTGCAGGTGGCCCTGGAGGAATTTCACAAGCACCCGCCCGTGCAGTGGGCCTTCCAGGAGACCGGTGTGGACAGCGCCGTGGACACG CACTTCCCAGCTGGAATATTTGTGAGGCTGGAATTTAAGCTCCAGCAGACAAGCTGCCGGAAGAGGGACTGGAAGAAACCCGAGTGCAAAGTCAGGCCCAATGGG GAGCCTGAGGAGCACCAGGAGACCCAGTGCATCAGGGTGCAGCGGGCTGGTGAGGACCCCCACAGCTTCTACTTCCCTGGACAGTTTGCCTTCTCCAAGGCCCTGCCCCACAGCTGA
- the LRRC61 gene encoding leucine-rich repeat-containing protein 61 produces the protein MEPPGEKPGEAGGLQITPQLLKLRTGEFSLESILLLKLRCLGLADLGCLGECLGLEWLDLSGNALTHLGPLASLRQLAVLNVSNNQLTGLEPLATCENLQSLNAAGNLLATPGQLQCLAGLPCLEYLRLRDPLARLSNPLCASPSYRAAVRELLPGLKVIDGERVIGRGSEFYQLCRDLDSSLRPSSSPGPRATEAQPWVEPGYWESWPSRSSSILEEACRQFQDTLQECWDLERQASDSLAQAEQALSSAGPTSSFVF, from the coding sequence ATGGAGCCTCCAGGGGAGAAGCCGGGAGAGGCTGGCGGGCTGCAAATCACGCCCCAGCTGCTGAAGTTGCGCACAGGCGAGTTCTCCCTGGAGTCCATCCTGCTGCTGAAGCTGCGTTGCTTGGGACTGGCCGACCTGGGCTGCCTGGGAGAGTGCCTGGGCCTGGAGTGGCTGGACCTATCAGGCAACGCGCTCACCCACCTGGGCCCGCTGGCCTCCTTGCGCCAGCTGGCCGTGCTCAATGTCTCCAACAATCAGCTGACGGGCCTGGAGCCGCTGGCCACCTGTGAGAACTTGCAGAGTCTCAATGCCGCAGGCAACCTACTGGCCACCCCGGGCCAGCTGCAGTGTCTGGCTGGGCTACCGTGCCTGGAGTACCTGCGGCTCCGAGACCCTTTGGCCCGGCTCAGCAACCCGCTCTGTGCCAGCCCCTCCTACCGGGCTGCAGTCCGGGAGCTGCTGCCTGGCCTGAAAGTCATCGATGGTGAGCGTGTGATTGGGCGCGGTAGTGAGTTCTACCAGCTGTGCCGAGACCTGGACAGCTCCTTGCGTCCCAGCTCCAGTCCCGGCCCCAGAGCCACCGAGGCCCAGCCCTGGGTGGAGCCAGGCTACTGGGAGTCCTGGCCCAGCCGGAGCAGCTCCATCCTGGAGGAGGCCTGCCGGCAGTTCCAGGACACACTGCAGGAGTGCTGGGACCTGGAACGCCAGGCCAGCGACAGCCTGGCCCAGGCGGAGCAGGCACTCAGCTCTGCGGGCCCCACCTCTTCCTTCGTCTTCTGA
- the RARRES2 gene encoding retinoic acid receptor responder protein 2 isoform X1, protein MRRLLIPLALWLGAVGVGVAELTEAQRRGLQVALEEFHKHPPVQWAFQETGVDSAVDTHFPAGIFVRLEFKLQQTSCRKRDWKKPECKVRPNGRKRKCLACIKLGSEGKVLGRMVHCPIETQVLREPEEHQETQCIRVQRAGEDPHSFYFPGQFAFSKALPHS, encoded by the exons ATGCGACGGCTGCTGATCCCGCTGGCcctgtggctgggcgcggtgggcGTCGGCGTCGCCGAGCTCACAGAAGCCCAGCGCCGGGGCCTGCAGGTGGCCCTGGAGGAATTTCACAAGCACCCGCCCGTGCAGTGGGCCTTCCAGGAGACCGGTGTGGACAGCGCCGTGGACACG CACTTCCCAGCTGGAATATTTGTGAGGCTGGAATTTAAGCTCCAGCAGACAAGCTGCCGGAAGAGGGACTGGAAGAAACCCGAGTGCAAAGTCAGGCCCAATGGG AGGAAACGGAAATGCCTGGCCTGCATCAAACTGGGCTCTGAGGGCAAAGTTCTGGGCCGGATGGTCCACTGTCCCATAGAGACACAGGTTCTGCGG GAGCCTGAGGAGCACCAGGAGACCCAGTGCATCAGGGTGCAGCGGGCTGGTGAGGACCCCCACAGCTTCTACTTCCCTGGACAGTTTGCCTTCTCCAAGGCCCTGCCCCACAGCTGA
- the LOC141409955 gene encoding LOW QUALITY PROTEIN: putative protein ZBED10P (The sequence of the model RefSeq protein was modified relative to this genomic sequence to represent the inferred CDS: inserted 3 bases in 2 codons) → MAVHEASVVQASLSQVLPQLRSLHIFLEQVHGHFQEQSVGEAGAAIQLAKGLALQLCTDCQLNELFYRKEFVLATLLDSCFKGKIEAILPVGADIDYWKQVLVYKVKEIRVSEYSLTAPSPLQSPRGLCMDLTWVARSCGVERKSXGEPLQSSGCSGAFLLAQREKGLLESVGLLASERSGDLLSTKSHWASIIVKTYXWENETVGAQDDPLASWEKKQEAWPPSVCLTPDKRLL, encoded by the exons ATGGCGGTCCACGAGGCGAGTGTGGTGCAGGCCTCTCTGAGCCAGGTGCTGCCCCAGCTGCGCTCCCTGCACATCTTCCTGGAGCAGGTTCACGGACACTTTCAGGAGCAGAGTGTCGGGGAGGCGGGCGCAGCCATCCAGCTGGCTAAGGGGTTGGCCCTGCAGCTCTGCACCGACTGTCAGCTCAATGAGCTCTTCTACCGCAAGGAGTTTGTGCTGGCCACTTTGCTGGACTCTTGCTTCAAGGGCAAGATTGAGGCCATCCTTCCTGTGGGGGCTGACATTGACTACTGGAAGCAAGTCCTTGTGTACAAGGTGAAGGAGATTAGGGTGTCTGAATACTCTTTGACCGCCCCCAGCCCCCTGCAAAGCCCCAGGGGTCTGTGCATGGACCTCACCTGGGTAGCCAGGAGCTGCGGGGTGGAGAGGAAGA CAGGGGAGCCTCTGCAGAGCAGTGGCTGCTCTGGGGCCTTCCTGCTGGCCCAGAGGGAGAAGGGCTTGCTGGAGAGCGTGGGGCTGCTGGCCTCCGAGAGGAGTGGGGACTTGCTGTCCACCAAGAGCCACTGGGCCAGCATCATTGTCAAGACGTA CTGGGAGAATGAGACCGTCGGAGCCCAGGACGACCCCCTGGCTTCCTGGGAGAAGAAGCAAGAAGCCTGGCCACCATCTGTCTGTCTTACCCCCGACAAGAGGCTTCTCTGA